The Balaenoptera acutorostrata chromosome 6, mBalAcu1.1, whole genome shotgun sequence genome includes the window ATGTGAAATGGGTCAGTTAATCCTGCCTGGACTGGAGCCAACTCCTCCCCAGCCCTTGCCCAATCTCAGATCCAGAGTGACTGGGGGTCCCGGGTGTGGAGAGAGTCCTGGGCCGGGGAGGATCCCCACTGCCCCCCAAGGAAAGGAGTTGAAATTAGATCAATTTTATCACTATTCTTAGCACCTTTTATGGCTTAAGAAAGGTTTCCCTCCCACTAAAACACGTTCACATGGGaggtttcgttttgtttttagtatttaagCTGTCCATTCTCTTAGAGTTGATTTTTGTCTGTGGTGTGATGTGGAGActacaatttttttctcatatagatcGTTTTCCCAGCTACTTACTGACTTGTCCCTCCTTTCTCTAGCCTTGGAAGCATAGGACAACAAAACTACAAGGGATTCTAGTTTGCTCCTCAATCTGGGTGGCCCAAACCAGCGGTTCTCAAAGTGGGTCCTCTAGGTGGGACTATGGCATATAGAGTCAGGGACTAGCCCTCTTTGCTTCAGGTGTTGGCTTAGGTGCCTGGGACTGGTGAGACGTATGGGGCTCAGAGCCCTCGAGCTGGGGTGAATAAGCAGGgcatttcacctctctgggcctcggtatccatctgtaaaatgaggacttaAAAAGGTACCCAGTGTATGGCATTTAGGTGAGGACTGAGTGAGCTCAGGCCTGCAAAGCTTTCTGCCTGGTGCCCGGGACACTTCAAGATGTTCGCTGTCTATAGACCCGAATGCTTACACATTACTGGCATGTCCCTCATGACTCTGGGAGGGCCAAGGCAGGTGCTCCCGGGTCCTCCCGGCTCACTCCGCGCGGCCCGTGCAGGTGCAGAGCTACACGGAGCACCACTGCGGCAACTCCACAGACCGGCGTGTCCTGCTCATGTTCCTGGACATCTGCACAGAGCTCGGCAAGCTGTGCCAGCACTTCGAGGCCCTGCACTCGGGCACCCCTGTCACCAACGACCTCCTCGAGAAATGCAAGACCCTCGTTAGCCAAAGCAACGACTTAAGCAGCCTGCGAGCAAAGTAAGACCCTTCTGATCCGGTTCCCGAGGCCTCAGCGCCTGCGTGTGGGAGGAGCGGGGAGGGGTCGGGGACGGGAGAGGAGGGGTCCTGGAGGAAGGGCGGGCTTTTGCTGAGAGGGCAGGTGAGTCTAAGCTGGTGAATCACAGGCGACTGTCCAGACGCCCCCGGCTGGGAAGTCCTAGGCCCCTTGATTTAGTGGACTGACTCTGACCCAACAAATCGTCTTATTGAAAATGGGGGATTCTGAGGCCCAGATCTAGTAGGACACAAATCCTTTTGCTGGAGCCTGCACCAGGCCAGGAGAAGGGGGTCACAGACCAGTTGTTCCCAGAAGCCCGGGAAGAAGTGGGATGTCTGGAGCCCGGTCCCATGGGCATCAGCACCACCAGCGTGGTTCCCTGATTCTGAGCCCTGGGGAATCTGCAGCACAGAGTACCAAATTCTGGAGGAAGCTGTTGAGATATTAGGGTAAGAAGAGTCAGAGGGGCTAAACGGTGTACTTGGGAGTGATTAGAGCAGGCTTCCACAGCTCGTGACCCACGCCTTTCACACCGGGATCTCCTGGGGGCTCTTGGGCCCTAAACCCGCTCAACCACCATGTCTGGCACTGAGAGCCTGGCCTGGTGGGCGCACAGCTCTAAAACCTCCCAAGGGGGTTCTGCCGTGGGGGCAGCATTAGAAACCCCTGCCCGAGGTCCGGGCCGCGGCACGGGAGTCCCCGGAGCAGGGCTCAGCAGGCCCCTCTTGCCGCCCTGTAGGTACCCTCACGACATGGTGAACCACCTCAGCTGCCACGAGGCCAGGAACCACTATGGAGGCGTGGTGAGCCTCATCCCCATTGTCCTAGACTTGATGAAAGAATGGGTCGCCCACTCGGAGAAGCTGCCCCGCAAAGCGCTGCAGCACGTGAGTGAGCCCCAGGCAGCCACCAGGGCAGCCGCTCGTGCTCCCCAGGCCACAGGCACCCAGCCTCGGTTAAGAAAAGACAAGTGTGGGCAACCGACACAAGACAGCCTCAAACCTAGGgggaaaaacaaagaatgttCAAAACCACCCTGGAGACCACCTGGTGGGAAACTAACTCAGCCGGTGACCTGCTTGATCCCAATCCCATCCTGTCCCATCCCGTCCCGTGGGGCACTTTGCTACTAAGCTTAGTTTCCACTAGTTGATCCATTTTCACTGGTGCCCACAGTCTTTGCCCCTTATTAACCCCCAAGGGGACCACCCCATGTATGTCTGAGAACCTCTCTCCCTCTCGTGCTTTAACTTCTAACTTTTCCTCGCCTCCGAGCGTCAGGCTCCGTGCTGATGAAGAGGACCGTCACTTAGTGTTGCTGGTAGAGGGTGTCCcggggaggctgggaaagggcTAGGGCACCGACTGTGCCGCCCAGGCCCAGCTTTCCCAGCTGAGCCACTCAGCTCCCTTCCCGCCGCGGCGGCAGCCATAGGCGAGACGCCACTCTCCGCAAGACAGAGCTGCTCCCGCCTCCCGGGGTGCTGAGGGCAGCTTGCTGCACTGCTCAGTGTGATCAGGTCTCTGCACCAAAGCCCAAGGGGGAACGAGCCCGCCTTGCCTCTCCTTTACTTGGAAGGGAGACTGAGAGAAGCCGGAAGAATTGACTTTGTGGCTCCCATCCGAGGACAGTTACCTGGTTTCCACAACATAATTGAGGCCCAGACGTTGTAAAATGCGTCACTGGCTTCCGGGCTTGCCAGAAGTACTGTCTGACTGTTGGTTTTTGCCTTCACAGGGGGCGACTTAGCTTCTGTATTCTTGCTTCCTCGGGGGCGACGGTCAAGAATAAAAAGTGTTCTGCCACCTCTTTGCCTGGCCTGGTTTCCTGGGATTTATCCCTTAAAGAAAACGACATTCACCCTAAGACCCCAGAGGACGCTGGGCAGTAGCCTCACAAGCAAAACCACTAGCAAAGCGCTACCACTGTGGAGGGGAACACAGCCCGCTCCAAACGGGGTCCGCTGTGAAGAGGTTCCTGCCAAAGGCCCGCAGAAGGCCAGCCCAGTAACTCCTGGTATAGTTAGAGACCCACTCAGACAAGAACATCTGAATTTTCCAGACAAAACTTACAACTGCCACCTCGACGTCCTGTCCCAAAGGAGCTGCTTCCGCTGTTAACTGGGCAGAGCCGACCAGTTTCCAGGGCAGCTGGGCGGAAGCGAGCAGTGGAAAACCACGCTGCAGACATGGCTCTTCACCACCGCTCCTTTCCCAGTAAGGCCAGGGTGGACCTTGCAATCGTTTAAAGGTAGTTTCCTGCCTTCCTCCAAACACCTGACGGCGTAGGGAAGGGGGTGGACGCGAGCTGCACTCCCTCCTCAGCACACTCGTAAGACACAATCGGCAAGGCTCAGGGTCTGTAAGCGTTTGACAACTTCGGTGCCACCTGGGCTGCTCCAAAAGGGCTGCGTGAAGCCCCATGTGCCGGCCAGCCCCTAGGAAGGCAAGCACACACCAAAAGCGAGGCTGGATGGCTGTGCAGACCCGGCCCGCCGCCTGGTTTTGAGAGCTTTCTGCTAGAGATGGCTCCAGTCAACTCCCCCAACACCACCATGACACTCTGTGGGAAGAGCGTGAATTTGAGGCAGATAAAGGTAGGATTTGTGGCTGTTTGCCAGAACAAAAGGATCTTACAGGGACTAAAGCCAGATTCCACTTGTCAGCACCCCCTCCGGCCACCCAAGGTAACCAACCAATCCAGACCCTGAGGCTTTCCATCTTTGGACAAGTTCCTACTTTGCCTATAAGCCCCTCAGAGGCCAACCTGAGTCACTTCATGTCAATACAGCAAAGTAGTGcaaaacaataaatttttatttgttcacaGTTAAACACAAGCAACTGCCTTGACATTTTAGAACATTCTAAGAAGGACAGCAAACCCTTTTGATTCCAATTCCCATTCACTAAGATTGTACCATTTCCTCTTGCAGTTCGCATTTATGGCATCTGATGTGGATTGTTTGACATGCTTTTAAGATCGAGACGGGAAGGTGTAAACCTTTTGACGAGATGACTTTCTTAAATTTAGCTAAAAGCAGTCAgccaaaaaaaatctctttttcagTGATGGGACCCCTTTAAACTGCAAGTTAGCCACATATGGTTGATCCATGATTGAGTTACAAAACTAGATTATGTCTTAGCAAAATCTGTTCCTCCATAATATATTTATGGTCCATAGACGTCTTCTGAAAAGTGATCACTGATTCTTCCTAGTGCAAAATGCCTGGCTGCCTCTTCAATAAGCCGAAGTGTCTGCTGCCAAGAGCAGCGCCGTACCCTCCCGTCCAAACACTGTATCAAGGTGGGgcaagggaggaggggctggcctgCGGGGGAAGGGTCTCCTCTAAACGTCTACTCCAATGGTTCAACTAGTCTACTTATCCCCAAGGATGGACAATTTTGTGGCACCGGGAcgggaagggggagagaaagcTCCTCTGCCTTCGTTAACTCGTTTCAAGGCCAGAAGCCGTCGTGGGCCCAGGTGTTCGACTATCGCAGGCAGGTTCCCCTTGTAGCTACAGCCATCTTCTCTCAGGGCGGCACATACAGACTGCAGGACGGAGTGGAGAAGACGGAAACACCGCTCCCCCGGGCACATCAGAGTCACGGACGGGGAAACGAGCCACGTGGGGACAAGGGTCACAGCAGCAGCCCGGGGGCCAGGCCCCAACCTCAATGTGTTCTTTCATCTATAAAGAAAAGCTTAATCAAGTGCAATCAATTCCTCTGTCACAgtctgggggagggcaggggcacaTGTCAGAGAACTCTGGATGTAAACAGATACGCAAACATCTTCCCATACTCATGGCTGGTCAATTTTAACGCACGTACCTCGAACAGTGAAAATGCCCAGAGTGAGACATGCCGATTTGGGTCATTCCACGAAAGACAGCTTTCTTCCCCACGCGAGACACACACTTCTGGGTGGGCTCGGGCTGCTCCCGGAGCCACTCTGAGGAGACGGCAGCCTCTCAGAGCATCCGCACAAGGTGGGTGGCACTCCACCTCGACAGCAGCTCTGGACTGAGTCTTCACTCTGCCCAAACCCTCCTTAGACCTGTCCACACTTTCTAACACCTCTTACTGTTTTTGGTTAGAAAAACCGCATCTCCATGTAGTACTCTCTTTCACTTGttcttcagttatttctttctGGCTTCAAGTGGTATGTTCTAGTATTTGGTGAAAATTCACATTGACTGGTCATAGCACTTTTGTCATATTCTCTACACAGAAACACCCAATTTTTTACTCTTAACTGTGAGTCTGAACCTCTGTGGTCTCCACGGACCCTCTCATCATCATGATCGTCTTATTTATCCTTTTTACAAAACTACTAGAGTTTTACCTTTCTCAACAAAAACACTGGAAACTACATGTGCTGTTGCAAATGGGGACGGCCCAGGTCTGGAGTTTTGTTTCCCACTGTCCTGGTTTTGCCCAGTGGGGAGCTGGCCTCTGTGGCCATGGTGGCACGGTGGGCTAATCTTTCCAACTGTCAGTGGCTTCCAGGACATTTCCCTGGATTGTAACAGTTTACCTTTTAAGAAGAGTTTGGACTATTTCCACCTAAACACATGACATATATTCTGGCTCACAAAGCAGCTTATCTATCATTTCTCTCTCCACTCACAGAGCCTAATAAGAACCTTCAGCAGCTTATTCCCAAAGGTTGGGTAGTTTTCCCTCCTGAAAAACTCTGCTGACAAACCTAGGGAGGTCACATCTACCCACCCACCTTATGGGGTTGGTCCCGGCACTCATCTCCAAGGAAACCTCTGACCCAAGAAATGGTCTTCATCTCCTACCTTTGGATTTCAGTTAGTTTTCTTATTCATGACCAGATATTTCTTCCAATTCCACAGTAACAAATTTCATAGGCTTGTGACAGAaccttgtcaaaagcttttttaaaatccatgaaaAGTTCTGTCTGATAGAGATCCATGTACTTATTTACCTGTAGTAGATTCAGGAACTCATTTTCTCTACGGAGACCATGCTATCatctcccctcccgcccccccgcAATGATACTGTAGTGCTCCCTTTTAAAACAAGGTTTCACGCTCCCAAGACTCCCAAGAAACAGACTCCCATCTTCTCTCAGGGTCTACGCTGACCCTGGTTAGTGTCAGGTGGTGAGCGGAGCAGGTTATGGACACTGGCCAAACAGCTCTGAAGCAGGCAAGCCTGCTCCAAGTGACTCCAGTGGAGCTTAACCCTAACGTCTGGGAATACAGGCTCTGCCTTGAATGTGACGGTTCTACTGCCTTTGCCCTGCCTGTTGCCAGGCCTGAATTCTCTCTCGGGGGTTCCTCTACCACTATCACCTTTCCATCCTTAAAAATACTCACTGCAGCATAATCAAGTGACCCGCTGACTCTTGGCAAGTCTATGATtttcaaaaccaaaccaaactttATTATCGACTCAAGTCCTTTGCAATATAAAAGCCTAAATTTTCAGGCTGGGTAACTTCAGCATGACTCCAGGCCTCCATCCCCCAGCCTTGGCTGAATGAAATCCATGGCCTCCTAGAGCCCAAAGGAAGCTGACTGCAGCTGCTGGGGTCAGCCATGGTTATAAAGCTGAGCAAACGGATGCCCCGGCTGGAGGAGCATGCCAAGGCCCTCCAGCCCGGGCCCCAGTCCACTTTACCACGCTGCCTCCTTCTTCCCTGTATTTTTACAATCtgtccattaaaaatttttttttctttctttacattgGCCTCCTTGCTTTTGCAGTTAGGGTAAAGGCTTTGATTTAAGTGCCTGGTATCTTTGTTCTGTGGCACAGATCTCCTGGGCTTGGGGAGGGGATAAGCATTTAGAAACAGTTTTAAGAGTTACctggtaacttttttttccctggatttgttcatgt containing:
- the SPACA9 gene encoding sperm acrosome-associated protein 9 isoform X1, with the protein product MMNEVKESLRSVEQKYRLFQQQQFTFIAALEHCRENAHDKIRPVSSIGQVQSYTEHHCGNSTDRRVLLMFLDICTELGKLCQHFEALHSGTPVTNDLLEKCKTLVSQSNDLSSLRAKYPHDMVNHLSCHEARNHYGGVVSLIPIVLDLMKEWVAHSEKLPRKALQHVSEPQAATRAAARAPQATGTQPRLRKDKCGQPTQDSLKPRGKNKECSKPPWRPPGGKLTQPVTCLIPIPSCPIPSRGALCY